A part of Saccopteryx bilineata isolate mSacBil1 chromosome 8, mSacBil1_pri_phased_curated, whole genome shotgun sequence genomic DNA contains:
- the EPHB3 gene encoding ephrin type-B receptor 3 isoform X2: MARARPPPPPPPPPGLLPLLPPLLLLPLLLLPACCHALEETLMDTKWVTSELAWTSHPETGWEEVSGYDEAMNPIRTYQVCNVHESSQNNWLRTGFIWRRDVQRVYVELKFTVRDCNSIPNIPGSCKETFNLFYYEADSDVASASSPFWMENPYVKVDTIAPDESFSRLDAGRVNTKVRSFGPLSKAGFYLAFQDQGACMSLISVRAFYKKCASTTAGFALFPETLTGAEPTSLVIAPGTCIANAVEVSVPLKLYCNGDGEWMVPVGACTCATGHEPAAKESQCRPCPPGSYKAKQGEGPCLPCPPNSRSTSPAASTCTCHNNFYRADSDSADSACTTVPSPPRGVISNVNETSLILEWSEPRDLGGRDDLLYNVICKKCRGGPGTGGASTCSRCDDNVEFVPRQLGLSERRVHISHLLAHTRYTFEVQAVNGVSGKNPLPPRYAAVNITTNQAAPSEVPTLHLHSSSGSSLTLSWAPPEQPNGVILDYEMKYFEKSEGIASTVTSQKNSVQLDGLRPNARYVVQVRARTVAGYGQYSRAAEFETTSERGSGAQQLQEQLPLIVGSATAGLVFVVAVVVIAVVCLRKQRHGSDTEYTEKLQQYIAPGMKVYIDPFTYEDPNEAVREFAKEIDVSCVKIEEVIGAGEFGEVCRGRLKQPGRREVFVAIKTLKVGYTERQRRDFLSEASIMGQFDHPNIIRLEGVVTKSRPVMILTEFMENCALDSFLRLNDGQFTVIQLVGMLRGIAAGMKYLSEMNYVHRDLAARNILVNSNLVCKVSDFGLSRFLEDDPSDPTYTSSLGGKIPIRWTAPEAIAYRKFTSASDVWSYGIVMWEVMSYGERPYWDMSNQDVINAVEQDYRLPPPMDCPTALHQLMLDCWVRDRNLRPKFSQIVNTLDKLIRNAASLKVIASAQSGMSQPLLDRTVPDYTTFTTVGDWLDAIKMGRYKESFVSAGFASFDLVAQMTAEDLLRIGVTLAGHQKKILSSIQDMRLQMNQTLPVQV; this comes from the exons ATGGCCCGAgcccgcccgccgccgccgccgccgccgccgcctgggCTCCTGCCGCTGCTCcctccgctgctgctgctgccgctgctgctgctgcccgccTGCTGCCACGCGCTGGAAG AGACCCTCATGGACACAAAATGGGTGACGTCTGAGTTGGCGTGGACATCTCATCCAGAAACTGGG TGGGAAGAGGTGAGTGGCTACGACGAGGCCATGAACCCCATCCGCACGTACCAGGTGTGTAATGTACATGAGTCAAGCCAGAACAACTGGCTTCGCACGGGGTTCATCTGGCGGCGGGATGTGCAGCGGGTCTACGTGGAGCTCAAGTTCACTGTGCGTGACTGCAACAGCATCCCCAACATCCCTGGCTCCTGCAAGGAGACCTTCAACCTTTTCTACTATGAGGCTGACAGTGATGTAGCCTCAGCCTCCTCCCCCTTCTGGATGGAGAATCCCTACGTGAAGGTGGATACCATCGCGCCCGACGAGAGCTTCTCGAGGCTCGATGCTGGCCGTGTCAACACCAAGGTGCGCAGCTTCGGGCCGCTGTCCAAGGCTGGCTTCTACCTGGCCTTCCAGGATCAAGGTGCCTGCATGTCGCTCATCTCCGTGCGTGCCTTCTATAAGAAGTGTGCATCCACCACCGCGGGCTTTGCCCTCTTCCCTGAGACCCTCACTGGGGCCGAGCCTACCTCACTGGTCATTGCCCCTGGCACCTGTATTGCTAATGCTGTAGAGGTGTCGGTGCCACTCAAGCTCTACTGCAACGGTGACGGGGAGTGGATGGTGCCTGTGGGCGCCTGCACCTGTGCCACCGGCCATGAGCCAGCTGCCAAGGAGTCCCAGTGCCGTC CCTGTCCTCCCGGAAGCTACAAGGCGAAGCAGGGAGAGGGGCCctgtctcccctgcccccccaacAGCCGCTCCACCTCACCAGCTGCCAGCACCTGCACCTGCCACAATAACTTCTACCGCGCAGACTCGGACTCTGCAGACAGTGCCTGTACCA CGGTGCCATCTCCACCCCGGGGTGTGATTTCTAATGTGAATGAGACCTCGCTGATCCTTGAGTGGAGTGAGCCCCGGGACCTGGGAGGCCGGGATGACCTCCTGTACAACGTTATCTGCAAGAAGTGCCGTGGGGGCCCTGGGACCGGGGGTGCCTCGACCTGCTCACGCTGTGATGACAACGTGGAGTTTGTGCCTCGGCAGCTGGGCCTGTCAGAGCGGCGGGTGCACATCAGCCATCTGCTGGCCCACACACGCTACACCTTTGAGGTGCAGGCAGTCAATGGTGTCTCGGGCAAGAACCCTCTGCCCCCCCGCTACGCAGCTGTGAATATCACCACCAACCAGGCTG cCCCATCTGAAGTGCCTACACtccacctgcacagcagctcaggCAGCAGTCTGACACTGTCCTGGGCACCCCCTGAGCAGCCCAATGGCGTCATCCTGGACTATGAGATGAAGTACTTTGAGAAG AGCGAGGGCATTGCGTCCACGGTGACCAGCCAGAAGAACTCTGTGCAGCTGGATGGGCTGCGGCCCAACGCTCGCTACGTGGTCCAGGTCCGGGCCCGCACCGTGGCTGGCTATGGGCAGTACAGCCGCGCAGCTGAGTTTGAGACCACGAGTGAGAGAG GCTCTGGCGCCCAGCAGCTCCAGGAGCAGCTGCCCCTCATTGTGGGTTCTGCCACGGCTGGGCTTGTCTTCGTGGTGGCTGTTGTGGTCATTGCTGTGGTCTGCCTCAG gaagcagcGGCATGGCTCTGATACAGAATACACGGAGAAGCTGCAGCAATACA TTGCTCCTGGAATGAAAGTTTATATTGACCCTTTTACCTATGAGGACCCTAATGAGGCTGTCCGGGAGTTTGCCAAGGAGATCGATGTGTCTTGCGTCAAGATTGAGGAGGTGATTGGAGCTG GAGAGTTTGGGGAAGTGTGCCGGGGTCGACTGAAACAGCCTGGCCGCCGGGAGGTGTTCGTGGCCATCAAGACACTGAAGGTGGGCTACACAGAGAGGCAGCGGCGGGACTTCCTGAGTGAGGCCTCCATCATGGGTCAGTTTGACCACCCCAACATAATCCGGCTGGAGGGCGTGGTCACCAAAAGTCGGCCAGTCATGATCCTCACCGAGTTCATGGAGAACTGTGCCCTGGACTCTTTCCTCCGG CTCAACGATGGACAGTTCACGGTCATCCAGCTGGTGGGCATGTTGCGGGGCATTGCTGCTGGTATGAAATACCTGTCTGAGATGAACTACGTGCACCGCGACCTGGCTGCCCGTAACATTCTTGTCAACAGCAACCTGGTCTGCAAAGTCTCAGACTTTGGCCTCTCCCGCTTCTTGGAGGATGATCCCTCTGACCCCACCTACACCAGCTCCCTG GGTGGAAAGATCCCCATCCGCTGGACTGCCCCAGAGGCCATAGCCTACCGGAAGTTCACCTCTGCCAGTGACGTCTGGAGCTATGGAATCGTCATGTGGGAGGTCATGAGCTATGGAGAGCGACCCTACTGGGACATGAGCAACCAGGAT GTCATCAATGCCGTGGAACAAGATTACCGGCTGCCCCCACCTATGGACTGCCCCACAGCACTGCACCAGCTCATGCTGGACTGCTGGGTACGGGACCGGAACCTCAGGCCCAAGTTCTCCCAGATCGTCAACACCCTGGACAAGCTCATCCGCAACGCTGCCAGCCTCAAGGTCATCGCCAGCGCCCAGTCTGG CATGTCGCAGCCCCTCCTGGACCGCACAGTCCCAGATTATACAACCTTCACGACAGTTGGTGACTGGCTAGACGCCATTAAGATGGGACGGTACAAGGAGAGCTTTGTCAGCGCAGGGTTTGCGTCCTTTGACCTGGTGGCTCAGATGACTGCAGA AGACCTGCTCCGGATTGGAGTCACCTTGGCTGGCCACCAGAAGAAGATCCTCAGCAGTATCCAGGACATGCGGCTGCAGATGAACCAGACGCTCCCTGTGCAGGTCTGA
- the EPHB3 gene encoding ephrin type-B receptor 3 isoform X1, translated as MARARPPPPPPPPPGLLPLLPPLLLLPLLLLPACCHALEETLMDTKWVTSELAWTSHPETGWEEVSGYDEAMNPIRTYQVCNVHESSQNNWLRTGFIWRRDVQRVYVELKFTVRDCNSIPNIPGSCKETFNLFYYEADSDVASASSPFWMENPYVKVDTIAPDESFSRLDAGRVNTKVRSFGPLSKAGFYLAFQDQGACMSLISVRAFYKKCASTTAGFALFPETLTGAEPTSLVIAPGTCIANAVEVSVPLKLYCNGDGEWMVPVGACTCATGHEPAAKESQCRPCPPGSYKAKQGEGPCLPCPPNSRSTSPAASTCTCHNNFYRADSDSADSACTTVPSPPRGVISNVNETSLILEWSEPRDLGGRDDLLYNVICKKCRGGPGTGGASTCSRCDDNVEFVPRQLGLSERRVHISHLLAHTRYTFEVQAVNGVSGKNPLPPRYAAVNITTNQAAPSEVPTLHLHSSSGSSLTLSWAPPEQPNGVILDYEMKYFEKSEGIASTVTSQKNSVQLDGLRPNARYVVQVRARTVAGYGQYSRAAEFETTSERGSGAQQLQEQLPLIVGSATAGLVFVVAVVVIAVVCLRKQRHGSDTEYTEKLQQYIAPGMKVYIDPFTYEDPNEAVREFAKEIDVSCVKIEEVIGAGEFGEVCRGRLKQPGRREVFVAIKTLKVGYTERQRRDFLSEASIMGQFDHPNIIRLEGVVTKSRPVMILTEFMENCALDSFLRLNDGQFTVIQLVGMLRGIAAGMKYLSEMNYVHRDLAARNILVNSNLVCKVSDFGLSRFLEDDPSDPTYTSSLVQEAAGRETGGGANQAGAWGWGPAWSHRVKGVCPPHQGGKIPIRWTAPEAIAYRKFTSASDVWSYGIVMWEVMSYGERPYWDMSNQDVINAVEQDYRLPPPMDCPTALHQLMLDCWVRDRNLRPKFSQIVNTLDKLIRNAASLKVIASAQSGMSQPLLDRTVPDYTTFTTVGDWLDAIKMGRYKESFVSAGFASFDLVAQMTAEDLLRIGVTLAGHQKKILSSIQDMRLQMNQTLPVQV; from the exons ATGGCCCGAgcccgcccgccgccgccgccgccgccgccgcctgggCTCCTGCCGCTGCTCcctccgctgctgctgctgccgctgctgctgctgcccgccTGCTGCCACGCGCTGGAAG AGACCCTCATGGACACAAAATGGGTGACGTCTGAGTTGGCGTGGACATCTCATCCAGAAACTGGG TGGGAAGAGGTGAGTGGCTACGACGAGGCCATGAACCCCATCCGCACGTACCAGGTGTGTAATGTACATGAGTCAAGCCAGAACAACTGGCTTCGCACGGGGTTCATCTGGCGGCGGGATGTGCAGCGGGTCTACGTGGAGCTCAAGTTCACTGTGCGTGACTGCAACAGCATCCCCAACATCCCTGGCTCCTGCAAGGAGACCTTCAACCTTTTCTACTATGAGGCTGACAGTGATGTAGCCTCAGCCTCCTCCCCCTTCTGGATGGAGAATCCCTACGTGAAGGTGGATACCATCGCGCCCGACGAGAGCTTCTCGAGGCTCGATGCTGGCCGTGTCAACACCAAGGTGCGCAGCTTCGGGCCGCTGTCCAAGGCTGGCTTCTACCTGGCCTTCCAGGATCAAGGTGCCTGCATGTCGCTCATCTCCGTGCGTGCCTTCTATAAGAAGTGTGCATCCACCACCGCGGGCTTTGCCCTCTTCCCTGAGACCCTCACTGGGGCCGAGCCTACCTCACTGGTCATTGCCCCTGGCACCTGTATTGCTAATGCTGTAGAGGTGTCGGTGCCACTCAAGCTCTACTGCAACGGTGACGGGGAGTGGATGGTGCCTGTGGGCGCCTGCACCTGTGCCACCGGCCATGAGCCAGCTGCCAAGGAGTCCCAGTGCCGTC CCTGTCCTCCCGGAAGCTACAAGGCGAAGCAGGGAGAGGGGCCctgtctcccctgcccccccaacAGCCGCTCCACCTCACCAGCTGCCAGCACCTGCACCTGCCACAATAACTTCTACCGCGCAGACTCGGACTCTGCAGACAGTGCCTGTACCA CGGTGCCATCTCCACCCCGGGGTGTGATTTCTAATGTGAATGAGACCTCGCTGATCCTTGAGTGGAGTGAGCCCCGGGACCTGGGAGGCCGGGATGACCTCCTGTACAACGTTATCTGCAAGAAGTGCCGTGGGGGCCCTGGGACCGGGGGTGCCTCGACCTGCTCACGCTGTGATGACAACGTGGAGTTTGTGCCTCGGCAGCTGGGCCTGTCAGAGCGGCGGGTGCACATCAGCCATCTGCTGGCCCACACACGCTACACCTTTGAGGTGCAGGCAGTCAATGGTGTCTCGGGCAAGAACCCTCTGCCCCCCCGCTACGCAGCTGTGAATATCACCACCAACCAGGCTG cCCCATCTGAAGTGCCTACACtccacctgcacagcagctcaggCAGCAGTCTGACACTGTCCTGGGCACCCCCTGAGCAGCCCAATGGCGTCATCCTGGACTATGAGATGAAGTACTTTGAGAAG AGCGAGGGCATTGCGTCCACGGTGACCAGCCAGAAGAACTCTGTGCAGCTGGATGGGCTGCGGCCCAACGCTCGCTACGTGGTCCAGGTCCGGGCCCGCACCGTGGCTGGCTATGGGCAGTACAGCCGCGCAGCTGAGTTTGAGACCACGAGTGAGAGAG GCTCTGGCGCCCAGCAGCTCCAGGAGCAGCTGCCCCTCATTGTGGGTTCTGCCACGGCTGGGCTTGTCTTCGTGGTGGCTGTTGTGGTCATTGCTGTGGTCTGCCTCAG gaagcagcGGCATGGCTCTGATACAGAATACACGGAGAAGCTGCAGCAATACA TTGCTCCTGGAATGAAAGTTTATATTGACCCTTTTACCTATGAGGACCCTAATGAGGCTGTCCGGGAGTTTGCCAAGGAGATCGATGTGTCTTGCGTCAAGATTGAGGAGGTGATTGGAGCTG GAGAGTTTGGGGAAGTGTGCCGGGGTCGACTGAAACAGCCTGGCCGCCGGGAGGTGTTCGTGGCCATCAAGACACTGAAGGTGGGCTACACAGAGAGGCAGCGGCGGGACTTCCTGAGTGAGGCCTCCATCATGGGTCAGTTTGACCACCCCAACATAATCCGGCTGGAGGGCGTGGTCACCAAAAGTCGGCCAGTCATGATCCTCACCGAGTTCATGGAGAACTGTGCCCTGGACTCTTTCCTCCGG CTCAACGATGGACAGTTCACGGTCATCCAGCTGGTGGGCATGTTGCGGGGCATTGCTGCTGGTATGAAATACCTGTCTGAGATGAACTACGTGCACCGCGACCTGGCTGCCCGTAACATTCTTGTCAACAGCAACCTGGTCTGCAAAGTCTCAGACTTTGGCCTCTCCCGCTTCTTGGAGGATGATCCCTCTGACCCCACCTACACCAGCTCCCTGGTACAGGAAGCAGCTGGGAGGGAGACCGGGGGCGGGGCCAACCAGGCAGGGGCTTGGGGCTGGGGGCCCGCCTGGAGTCACAGGGTGAAGGGTGTGTGCCCCCCTCACCAGGGTGGAAAGATCCCCATCCGCTGGACTGCCCCAGAGGCCATAGCCTACCGGAAGTTCACCTCTGCCAGTGACGTCTGGAGCTATGGAATCGTCATGTGGGAGGTCATGAGCTATGGAGAGCGACCCTACTGGGACATGAGCAACCAGGAT GTCATCAATGCCGTGGAACAAGATTACCGGCTGCCCCCACCTATGGACTGCCCCACAGCACTGCACCAGCTCATGCTGGACTGCTGGGTACGGGACCGGAACCTCAGGCCCAAGTTCTCCCAGATCGTCAACACCCTGGACAAGCTCATCCGCAACGCTGCCAGCCTCAAGGTCATCGCCAGCGCCCAGTCTGG CATGTCGCAGCCCCTCCTGGACCGCACAGTCCCAGATTATACAACCTTCACGACAGTTGGTGACTGGCTAGACGCCATTAAGATGGGACGGTACAAGGAGAGCTTTGTCAGCGCAGGGTTTGCGTCCTTTGACCTGGTGGCTCAGATGACTGCAGA AGACCTGCTCCGGATTGGAGTCACCTTGGCTGGCCACCAGAAGAAGATCCTCAGCAGTATCCAGGACATGCGGCTGCAGATGAACCAGACGCTCCCTGTGCAGGTCTGA